A window from Nycticebus coucang isolate mNycCou1 chromosome X, mNycCou1.pri, whole genome shotgun sequence encodes these proteins:
- the LOC128576944 gene encoding nuclear RNA export factor 2-like yields the protein MQEFRRKKSRNSLQGHFGERNLHCEHREHELPPSHHLEDDGNTERRDVHEDPKLRRIPCTIRRNRRGVKWHNADEIRFSVWRNRKPPERALKKNIRHRARRSWYRVTIPYERKYDKAWLLNSIQSHCSVPFTPVDFHYVKNRAQFFIQNAKTASALKDVSYKIRDEDDRKISMFVSPSGVPYSIQNKLKPEQMEHLELTLKKRYNDGQQVLDLQKLRLDPDLVGHNIDIILNRRGCMAATLQIIEKNFPELLSLNLHSNKLYRLDGLSDIIEKAPNVRILNLSKNELKSACELAKVKALKLEELWLEGNPLCSTFPDKSAYIRAIRNCFPKLLRLDGQVLPSPIIADIGIPELIKPCQDSYKGSDIIKSLVVEFLRQYYFIYDYGDRQSLLTAYHDDACFSLAIPLSRKDPASSSFCEYFKESRNMKMVKNPYLRRQLLKHTKSDIVDTLRMLPRTQHDLSSFLVDVCFQTERMLCFSVKGVFKEVEGKSQGCFRAFTRTFIFIPASNSSIYIVNDELIVRNASLKEIQSALFISVPISCSSSLLVLPQEQQKMVQAFSMHSGMKLEWSQKCLQDNEWNYSKAGEIFTLLQDKGKIPEEAFQPIP from the exons ATGCAAGAGTTCA gaagaaagaaaagtaggaatTCTTTACAGGGTCATTTTGGCGAAAGGAACCTTCATTGTGAACACCGCGAACATGAACTTCCTCCTTCACACCACCTGGAGGATGATGGAAACACGGAGAGGAGGGATGTCCATGAGGACCCCAAATTAAGACG CATTCCTTGTACCATCCGACGTAACAGGAGGGGAGTGAAATGGCATAATGCAGACGAAATCCGTTTCTCTGTGTGGAGAAATAGAAAACCTCCAGAGAGAGCACTGAAGAAGAACATACGACACAGAGCCAGGAGGAGCTGGTACAGGGTCACA ATTCCTTATGAGAGAAAGTACGACAAGGCATGGCTACTGAACTCAATCCAGAGCCATTGCAGTGTCCCCTTCACACCTGTTGAT TTCCATTATGTCAAAAACCGGGCCCAGTTCTTTATCCAGAATGCTAAAACTGCTTCCGCATTGAAGGATGTCAGCTACAAGATTCGTGATGAGGACGACCGAAAG ATATCTATGTTTGTCAGTCCTTCTGGTGTGCCCTACTCTATACAAAATAAGTTGAAGCCCGAGCAAATGGAGCATCTAGAG CTAACCTTGAAAAAACGATATAATGATGGCCAGCAAGTTCTTGACCTCCAGAAGCTCCGGTTGGACCCAG ATCTGGTAGGTCATAATATAGACATAATCCTGAATCGAAGAGGCTGCATGGCTGCCACCCTGCAGATCATTGAGAAGAATTTCCCTGAG TTATTGTCCTTGAACTTGCACAGCAACAAACTATACCGGCTGGATGGCCTGTCTGACATTATAGAGAAGGCCCCCAATGTCAGGATCCTGAATCTCTCCAAAAATGAG CTGAAGTCAGCTTGTGAGTTGGCCAAGGTGAAAGCACTGAAGCTGGAAGAGCTGTGGCTAGAAGGGAACCCCCTGTGCAGCACCTTCCCAGACAAATCTGCCTACATAAG AGCCATCCGGAATTGTTTTCCAAAATTGTTACGTCTG gATGGACAAGTGTTACCCTCACCAATTATTGCTGACATTGGAATCCCTGAGTTAATAAAACCCTGCCAG GATAGCTATAAAGGATCTGATATTATAAAGAGTCTAGTTGTAGAATTCCTACGTCA GTATTATTTCATCTATGACTACGGAGACAGGCAGAGTCTCCTCACTGCTTACCACGATGATGCCTGCTTCTCGCTGGCCATTCCCTTAAGCCGCAAGGACCCAGCTTC GAGCAGCTTTTGTGAATATTTCAAGGAAAGCAGGAATATGAAAATGGTCAAGAACCCCT ACCTGAGGAGGCAGCTGCTGAAGCACACAAAAAGTGACATCGTGGATACCCTCAGAATGTTGCCCAGAACGCAGCATGACCTCAGCTCCTTTCTGGTGGATGTCTGCTTCCAGACA GAAAGGATGCTCTGCTTTTCTGTGAAGGGGGTGTTCAAAGAAG TAGAAGGAAAATCTCAGGGATGTTTTCGAGCTTTCACCCGGACATTCATTTTTATCCCTGCCAGCAATTCCAG taTATACATTGTGAATGATGAGCTGATTGTGAGGAATGCCAGCCTCAAGGAGATCCAGAGCGCCTTATTCATCTCGGTGCCCATATCCTGCTCCAGTTCCCTGCTCGTCCTCCCCCAGGAGCAGCAAAAAATGGTGCAGGCTTTCTCCATGCATTCTGGGATGAAACTCGAGTGGTCTCAGAA ATGCCTTCAGGACAACGAATGGAACTACAGCAAAGCTGGTGAGATCTTCACTCTGCTCCAG GATAAGGGCAAGATCCCAGAGGAGGCCTTCCAACCAATCCCCTGA